A single window of Providencia alcalifaciens DNA harbors:
- a CDS encoding sn-glycerol-3-phosphate import ATP-binding protein UgpC: protein MAELKLQAVTKSWDGKNQVIKPLTVDVADGEFIVMVGPSGCGKSTLLRMVAGLEEVTSGDIWIDRKRVTHLEPKERGIAMVFQNYALYPHMSVEENMGWGLKIRGLGKEIIRQKVADAARILELDGLLKRQPRELSGGQRQRVAMGRAIVRDPAVFLFDEPLSNLDAKLRVQMRLELQQLHRRLKTTSLYVTHDQVEAMTLAQRVMVMNKGVAEQIGSPVEVYERPASRFVASFIGSPAMNLLEGKLSSDGACFELGGGMQLPLGRTYLQWVRHALTLGIRPEHLQLGSESSGGIPLVVETLEMLGADNLAHGQWAGQKVIVRLGHEHRPQIGSTLWLHLPEAHQHFFDTQYGHRL, encoded by the coding sequence ATGGCAGAATTAAAACTTCAAGCCGTCACTAAAAGTTGGGACGGAAAAAATCAAGTGATCAAGCCGCTTACAGTGGATGTGGCGGATGGCGAATTTATCGTGATGGTCGGGCCTTCAGGGTGTGGTAAATCCACGCTATTACGTATGGTGGCAGGGCTAGAAGAAGTGACGAGCGGGGATATTTGGATTGACCGAAAGCGAGTCACGCATCTAGAACCCAAAGAGCGTGGCATTGCGATGGTATTCCAAAATTATGCTCTTTATCCTCATATGAGTGTTGAAGAAAATATGGGATGGGGGCTAAAAATTCGCGGATTAGGTAAAGAGATTATTCGTCAAAAAGTAGCGGATGCGGCACGAATTTTAGAGCTTGATGGATTATTAAAACGCCAACCGAGAGAGCTTTCCGGTGGGCAACGTCAGCGGGTGGCAATGGGACGCGCCATTGTGCGTGACCCTGCCGTATTCTTATTTGATGAACCGCTTTCTAACCTCGATGCAAAATTGCGGGTACAGATGCGTCTTGAACTACAACAGCTCCATCGTCGCTTAAAAACAACCAGCTTGTATGTGACTCACGATCAGGTGGAAGCGATGACCTTGGCGCAGCGAGTGATGGTGATGAATAAAGGCGTTGCGGAACAGATTGGCTCCCCAGTTGAAGTGTACGAGCGTCCTGCCAGCCGTTTTGTCGCGAGTTTTATTGGCTCTCCTGCCATGAATTTGCTGGAAGGAAAACTGAGTTCGGATGGTGCTTGCTTTGAACTTGGCGGCGGAATGCAATTACCGTTAGGTAGAACGTATTTACAGTGGGTAAGGCATGCGCTAACGTTAGGTATTCGACCGGAACATTTACAATTAGGCTCTGAATCATCCGGGGGGATCCCGCTGGTAGTAGAGACCCTTGAAATGTTAGGCGCTGATAATTTAGCGCATGGCCAGTGGGCAGGGCAAAAAGTGATTGTGCGCCTTGGGCACGAGCATCGCCCTCAGATTGGTTCCACGTTATGGCTTCATCTTCCTGAAGCTCATCAGCATTTTTTTGATACTCAATATGGACATCGTTTATGA
- a CDS encoding DMT family transporter, with protein MFTGFLWLALSIGSEITGTSMIKKTNSFSKLGPSILVIIAYCLCYFALTRAMGYIPVGVAYSLWCGFGIVGVTLVSMILYKQKPDVPAVFAMGLIISGGIIMNTFSNM; from the coding sequence ATGTTTACTGGATTTTTATGGTTAGCATTATCAATTGGTTCAGAAATCACGGGTACATCGATGATCAAAAAAACCAATAGCTTTAGTAAATTAGGTCCATCAATACTCGTGATTATTGCCTATTGTTTATGTTATTTCGCGTTAACCCGTGCGATGGGCTATATTCCTGTTGGGGTTGCGTATTCTTTATGGTGTGGGTTTGGTATTGTTGGTGTGACGTTAGTTTCGATGATTTTATATAAACAAAAACCGGATGTGCCCGCAGTTTTCGCAATGGGATTAATTATCTCTGGCGGCATTATTATGAATACTTTCTCAAATATGTAA
- a CDS encoding tRNA-binding protein, producing the protein MQLIEWDDFLTVEMRVGTIIRAEVNSKAKKPAYVMEVDLGELGIKRSSAQITVHYTPESLIGKQVLCVCNFEVKRIAGIKSEVLITGAPDETGAIVLAEFNLPMPNGSRLA; encoded by the coding sequence ATGCAACTTATTGAGTGGGATGACTTTTTGACAGTGGAAATGCGTGTTGGTACGATCATTCGTGCAGAAGTGAACAGTAAAGCAAAAAAGCCCGCTTATGTGATGGAAGTGGATTTAGGGGAATTAGGAATCAAGCGTTCAAGCGCACAAATTACCGTGCATTACACCCCTGAAAGTTTAATTGGCAAACAGGTTTTATGTGTGTGTAATTTTGAAGTTAAACGTATTGCTGGCATAAAATCTGAAGTGTTAATTACAGGCGCTCCTGATGAAACGGGGGCGATTGTATTGGCTGAATTTAATCTACCTATGCCGAATGGTTCCCGCTTAGCATAA
- a CDS encoding DMT family transporter — translation MSSKAKSWLWMLAVIISETSATSTLKMFDNSEGTIKSLLLGLIVILYVICYYSLSRAVKYIPVGLAYATWSGTGILMVSTLGMIFYGQHPDMAAMIGMGVIASGIVIMNLFSKMGSDEAEPAENSDASLSSTNKVAH, via the coding sequence ATGTCCTCTAAAGCAAAATCATGGCTTTGGATGCTAGCGGTTATTATTTCTGAAACCTCAGCAACATCCACATTGAAAATGTTCGATAATAGTGAAGGAACAATTAAATCATTATTATTAGGTCTGATAGTTATTCTTTATGTTATTTGTTATTACTCTCTTTCTCGCGCAGTAAAATATATTCCTGTTGGATTAGCTTATGCAACTTGGTCAGGTACCGGTATTTTGATGGTCTCTACATTAGGAATGATCTTTTATGGACAGCACCCAGATATGGCAGCAATGATTGGCATGGGCGTGATTGCTTCAGGTATCGTGATCATGAATCTGTTTTCTAAAATGGGCTCAGATGAGGCGGAACCGGCTGAAAATTCGGATGCGTCACTATCTTCAACCAACAAAGTTGCTCATTAA
- the ugpB gene encoding sn-glycerol-3-phosphate ABC transporter substrate-binding protein UgpB, with translation MASIKQSALAMMLGMAFSSQGMAVTTVPFWHSMEGQLGEEVNDLVTRFNETHPDYKVVPTYKGNYEQSLAAGIAAFRSGNAPAILQVYEVGTATMMSSKAIKPVYEVFQEAGIDFDESQFVPTVSGYYSDAKTGHLLSQPFNSSTPVLYYNKEAFKKAGLNPETPPKTWQDLAQYTEKLRESGMKCGYASGWQGWIQIENFSAWNGLPVASKNNGFDGADAVLEFNTPDHVRHIEQLQEMNKKGTFTYLGRKDEPTEKFYNGDCAIITGSSGSLANIRKHAKFDFGVGMMPYDAQIPTAPQNAIIGGASLWVMGGKDPETYKGVAEFMKFLAEPENAAKWHQNTGYLPITTAAYELTKKSGFYDKNPGADIATRQMLNKAPLPYTKGLRLGNMPQIRTIVDEELESVWSGKKTPQQALDASVERGNQLLRRFEKSTQ, from the coding sequence ATGGCATCTATCAAACAGTCTGCTTTAGCAATGATGTTAGGCATGGCTTTTAGCAGTCAAGGAATGGCAGTCACCACAGTCCCATTCTGGCATTCAATGGAAGGTCAGCTTGGCGAAGAAGTGAATGACCTTGTCACTCGTTTTAATGAAACTCACCCAGATTATAAAGTGGTTCCCACTTATAAAGGGAACTACGAGCAAAGCCTCGCTGCGGGGATTGCGGCATTTCGTTCTGGCAATGCGCCTGCGATACTGCAGGTTTATGAAGTCGGTACTGCGACGATGATGTCATCCAAAGCCATCAAACCTGTCTACGAAGTTTTCCAAGAAGCTGGAATTGATTTTGATGAATCTCAGTTTGTGCCTACCGTTTCGGGTTACTACAGTGATGCGAAAACAGGGCATTTGCTATCTCAGCCTTTCAATAGCTCCACCCCCGTACTTTATTACAATAAAGAAGCCTTCAAAAAAGCCGGTTTAAATCCAGAGACCCCGCCAAAAACATGGCAGGATCTTGCCCAATATACTGAAAAACTGCGTGAATCAGGAATGAAATGTGGCTATGCCAGTGGTTGGCAGGGCTGGATACAAATTGAAAACTTTAGTGCATGGAACGGGTTGCCTGTCGCATCGAAGAATAATGGCTTTGACGGCGCTGATGCCGTGCTGGAGTTTAATACCCCAGATCACGTAAGGCACATTGAGCAGCTGCAAGAGATGAATAAGAAAGGTACGTTCACTTACTTAGGACGTAAAGATGAGCCAACAGAGAAATTCTATAACGGGGATTGTGCCATTATTACTGGTTCCTCCGGTTCTCTGGCGAACATTCGCAAGCATGCTAAGTTTGATTTTGGTGTTGGCATGATGCCTTACGATGCACAAATTCCAACGGCACCACAAAATGCCATCATTGGTGGTGCAAGCTTGTGGGTGATGGGTGGTAAAGATCCTGAGACTTATAAAGGTGTTGCGGAATTTATGAAATTCTTAGCTGAACCTGAAAATGCTGCAAAATGGCATCAAAATACAGGATATTTACCCATTACAACAGCAGCGTATGAGTTAACCAAAAAATCCGGCTTTTATGACAAAAACCCAGGGGCGGATATTGCGACTCGTCAAATGTTAAATAAAGCGCCATTGCCTTATACCAAAGGATTACGCTTAGGCAATATGCCGCAAATTCGCACTATCGTGGATGAAGAGCTGGAATCCGTATGGTCAGGTAAAAAGACCCCACAACAAGCACTTGATGCCTCTGTTGAGCGTGGTAACCAATTACTGCGCCGTTTCGAAAAATCCACTCAGTAA
- the ugpE gene encoding sn-glycerol-3-phosphate ABC transporter permease UgpE, producing MIEKNRGLSVFSHSMLAMGILVILFPLYVAFVAATLDDKAVFDTPITLIPGSHLWENILHIWNNGVAANSAPFWLMLVNSTIMALVIAIGKITISMLSAFAIVWFRFPCRSLFFWMIFITLMLPVEVRIFPTVEVISNLNMVDSYAGLTLPLMASATATFLFRQFFMTLPDELIEAARIDGASPMRFFIDIVLPLSKTNLAALFVITFIYGWNQYLWPILIVADPSLGTAVAGIKGMIASGEGTTQWNQVMAAMLLTLIPPILVVLAMQRAFVRGLVDSEK from the coding sequence ATGATTGAGAAAAATCGTGGGCTGAGCGTATTCAGTCATTCAATGCTGGCGATGGGGATTTTAGTGATTTTATTTCCGCTGTATGTGGCCTTTGTTGCCGCGACACTTGATGATAAAGCGGTTTTTGATACCCCCATTACCTTGATACCCGGTTCTCATTTATGGGAAAACATCCTTCATATTTGGAATAACGGCGTGGCAGCGAACAGCGCTCCATTTTGGTTGATGTTAGTGAACAGCACCATTATGGCGTTGGTGATAGCGATTGGAAAAATCACGATTTCGATGTTATCGGCATTTGCCATCGTTTGGTTCCGTTTTCCGTGCCGTAGCCTGTTTTTTTGGATGATTTTCATCACGTTAATGTTGCCTGTCGAAGTGCGAATTTTTCCCACGGTAGAGGTGATTTCTAACTTAAACATGGTGGATAGTTACGCAGGGCTAACTTTGCCGTTGATGGCATCTGCTACGGCGACCTTTTTATTTCGCCAATTTTTTATGACGTTGCCGGATGAACTGATAGAGGCGGCACGTATTGATGGTGCTTCACCAATGCGATTTTTCATCGACATTGTGTTGCCGTTGTCCAAAACAAACTTAGCGGCGTTGTTTGTGATCACGTTTATTTATGGTTGGAACCAATATTTGTGGCCGATCTTGATCGTTGCAGATCCCAGCTTAGGAACCGCAGTTGCGGGTATAAAAGGCATGATCGCATCGGGTGAAGGTACGACTCAATGGAATCAAGTGATGGCGGCAATGTTGCTCACGCTTATTCCACCGATTCTTGTGGTATTAGCTATGCAGAGGGCGTTTGTGCGTGGCTTGGTCGATAGTGAGAAATAA
- the ugpQ gene encoding glycerophosphodiester phosphodiesterase: MNLWPYPNIVAHRGGGKLAPENTLAAIDVGAKYGHTMIEFDAKLSRDGQIFLLHDDTLERTSNGHGVAGDFDWSQLVNIDAGSWYSQEFANEHLPLLSQVAERCQQHRMMANIEIKPTTGLETETGTVVALAARQLWQGQTAPLLSSFSIESLAAAQAAAPELPRGLLLEEWREDWRELTTRLGCVSIHLDHLLLDKARVEQLKQAGLYILVYTVNDPERAKLLLEWGVNAICTDRIDLIGPNFPAE; the protein is encoded by the coding sequence ATGAATCTTTGGCCTTATCCTAACATTGTCGCCCATCGTGGTGGCGGTAAATTAGCCCCTGAAAATACCCTTGCAGCGATTGATGTTGGGGCAAAATATGGTCACACCATGATTGAGTTTGATGCCAAATTATCCCGTGATGGTCAAATTTTCCTTCTACATGATGATACCCTTGAGCGCACGAGTAATGGGCATGGGGTTGCAGGGGATTTTGACTGGAGCCAGTTAGTCAATATTGATGCCGGAAGCTGGTATAGCCAAGAATTTGCCAACGAGCATTTGCCGCTATTATCGCAAGTGGCTGAGCGTTGCCAACAACATCGCATGATGGCGAATATTGAAATTAAGCCAACCACTGGCTTGGAGACGGAGACAGGAACCGTGGTGGCATTAGCGGCTCGCCAACTCTGGCAAGGACAAACTGCACCGTTACTTTCTTCATTTTCCATTGAATCCCTTGCAGCGGCTCAAGCCGCAGCACCTGAATTGCCACGCGGTTTATTACTGGAGGAGTGGCGCGAGGATTGGCGTGAACTGACAACACGTTTAGGCTGTGTCTCTATCCATTTAGACCATCTCTTATTGGATAAAGCTCGGGTCGAACAATTGAAGCAAGCGGGCTTATATATTCTGGTGTATACAGTGAATGACCCCGAACGAGCGAAATTATTATTAGAGTGGGGCGTTAATGCAATTTGTACTGATCGTATTGATTTAATCGGTCCAAATTTCCCCGCAGAGTAA
- a CDS encoding helix-turn-helix transcriptional regulator: MLLPELHYRQYSQEVISHQHDGQWQVVFALSGAMEINMHRQHWLLNAGQGVVIPPSVSHAFSGQDGNQNYVLEMPATAQWSLNEKMTHFTLTPAALGLLNWLQCFPQAPEQNFAVARLLLAQLKQENRWVDELVHWVELRLHLPISCEDIACAFYMSVSTLQRKVKAEMGITVMQFLLQKRMEAAGSLLLTHQTIEHIATLVGYDSHSAFSHAFRKFYGKTPQEYRLQSLPKR; encoded by the coding sequence TTGTTATTACCTGAATTGCATTATCGCCAATATTCCCAAGAGGTTATTTCTCATCAACATGATGGGCAATGGCAGGTGGTATTTGCGTTATCAGGGGCGATGGAAATCAATATGCATCGTCAACACTGGTTGCTAAATGCAGGTCAGGGCGTTGTGATCCCGCCGAGTGTTAGCCATGCTTTCAGTGGACAAGATGGCAATCAAAATTATGTATTGGAAATGCCTGCAACGGCGCAATGGTCATTAAATGAAAAAATGACGCATTTCACGCTGACGCCAGCGGCGTTGGGGTTATTAAATTGGCTACAATGTTTTCCTCAAGCGCCGGAACAAAACTTTGCCGTTGCTCGCCTATTATTAGCACAGTTAAAACAGGAAAATCGTTGGGTTGATGAGCTGGTTCATTGGGTGGAGTTACGTCTGCATTTACCGATAAGCTGCGAAGACATCGCTTGTGCGTTTTATATGTCAGTCAGTACATTACAACGTAAGGTGAAAGCCGAAATGGGGATCACCGTCATGCAATTTTTATTGCAAAAACGGATGGAGGCAGCAGGAAGTCTATTATTAACTCACCAAACCATTGAGCATATTGCCACCTTGGTGGGGTATGATTCTCACTCTGCTTTTAGCCATGCATTTCGTAAGTTTTATGGTAAAACCCCTCAGGAATATCGTCTGCAATCCCTACCCAAGCGTTAA
- a CDS encoding phosphate propanoyltransferase produces the protein MINQQLMGKILSRLSVPNAVPMMESPIAIPVGVSNRHVHLSDEDVEALFGKGYQLTPFKELKQPGQFAAKECVMVVGPKGSISKVRVLGPTRPKSQLEVSKADCFALGIKAPVRESGDLNTSGSALLIGPAGHVNLLEQVICAQRHIHMNLMDARSLNVSNGQRVCVRTEGERSLVFDEVVVRVDARFSLEFHIDTDEANAAGLRNSDSVFVVS, from the coding sequence ATGATAAACCAACAATTGATGGGGAAAATTCTATCGCGTTTGTCTGTGCCAAATGCTGTTCCTATGATGGAGAGTCCCATTGCAATACCTGTTGGCGTTTCTAATCGTCACGTTCACCTTTCAGACGAAGATGTCGAGGCTTTATTTGGCAAAGGTTATCAACTCACACCGTTCAAAGAATTAAAACAGCCGGGACAATTTGCGGCTAAAGAGTGTGTGATGGTGGTGGGGCCTAAAGGTTCCATTAGCAAGGTGCGAGTATTAGGGCCCACTCGCCCTAAAAGTCAGCTTGAAGTCTCAAAAGCCGATTGTTTCGCATTGGGAATAAAAGCGCCAGTTCGTGAATCGGGAGATTTAAATACATCTGGCAGCGCTTTATTAATTGGGCCAGCTGGTCACGTTAATTTGTTGGAACAGGTGATTTGTGCACAGCGCCATATTCACATGAATTTAATGGATGCTAGGTCGCTAAATGTCTCCAATGGACAGCGAGTATGTGTTCGTACTGAAGGCGAACGTAGTCTCGTATTTGATGAAGTCGTTGTTCGAGTGGATGCAAGGTTTTCTCTGGAATTTCATATTGATACAGATGAAGCGAATGCGGCAGGGTTACGCAACAGTGACAGCGTGTTTGTTGTCAGCTAA
- a CDS encoding AbgT family transporter, whose product MEQKRQEGSRFLRTVEWLGNALPHPVILFIILIGILLVSSAVGQYFGISVPDPRPEGAKGRAEDGIIHIVSLLDAEGIRKILSNVVTNFTGFAPLGTVLVALLGVGIAERAGLLSAAMRLIVIKAPRKLTTVAIVFAGIMSNTAAELGYVVLIPLAAIIFHSLGRHPLAGLAAAFAGVSGGYSANLLLGTVDPLLSGITQQAARIIDPTYIVGAEANWYFMFVSTFLITILGYFITEKIVEPQLGPYQGGGVDEDEDKLRASAEVTPLEKKALFWASVTFWGLAAILALMVVPESGILRNQETGLVSNSPFLKAIVVFIFIFFAVPGIVYGYIAKTMRSDKDVVDAMASAMSTLGLYLVIIFFAAQFVAFFGWTNIGQVIAVKGANFLNSIDLHGGILFVGFILICAFINLMIGSASAQWAVTAPIFVPMLMLAGYSPETIQAAYRIGDSVTNIITPMMSYFGLIMAIVVKYKKDAGIGTLVSMMLPYSIIFFIGWSLFFIIWVFILGLPVGPGSPIYFTPGS is encoded by the coding sequence ATGGAACAAAAAAGACAAGAGGGTAGCCGTTTTTTACGAACGGTTGAATGGCTGGGAAATGCTCTGCCACATCCTGTTATTCTATTCATTATTTTAATTGGGATTTTATTAGTCTCTTCCGCCGTTGGTCAGTATTTTGGTATTAGTGTACCGGACCCTCGCCCTGAGGGTGCAAAAGGTCGTGCTGAAGACGGAATCATTCATATTGTTAGCCTGCTAGATGCTGAAGGCATCCGTAAAATTCTGTCTAATGTGGTCACCAATTTTACTGGGTTCGCACCTCTTGGCACGGTATTAGTTGCTCTTTTAGGGGTTGGGATCGCAGAACGTGCCGGTTTATTATCTGCGGCAATGCGTCTGATTGTTATCAAAGCACCACGTAAATTAACTACCGTTGCGATTGTTTTTGCTGGGATTATGTCTAATACCGCGGCAGAGCTCGGGTATGTGGTACTGATTCCGCTGGCTGCGATTATTTTCCATTCATTAGGTCGTCATCCATTAGCTGGGCTTGCTGCCGCATTTGCAGGGGTATCCGGTGGATATTCAGCGAACTTACTATTAGGAACAGTGGATCCGTTACTGTCAGGGATCACTCAGCAAGCGGCTCGAATTATTGATCCTACCTATATCGTTGGGGCGGAGGCCAACTGGTACTTTATGTTTGTCAGTACCTTCTTGATCACTATCTTGGGTTATTTCATCACAGAGAAAATTGTTGAGCCGCAGTTAGGTCCTTATCAGGGCGGTGGTGTTGATGAAGATGAAGATAAACTCCGAGCCTCAGCCGAGGTGACGCCGCTTGAGAAAAAAGCGTTGTTCTGGGCATCGGTGACTTTTTGGGGATTAGCAGCAATATTAGCCTTAATGGTGGTGCCTGAAAGTGGGATTTTACGTAACCAAGAAACGGGGTTAGTGAGTAATTCACCTTTCTTAAAAGCAATCGTGGTGTTTATCTTTATTTTCTTTGCGGTTCCAGGGATTGTTTACGGCTATATTGCAAAAACCATGCGCAGTGATAAAGATGTGGTTGATGCGATGGCAAGCGCAATGAGTACCTTGGGTCTCTATTTAGTCATCATTTTCTTTGCAGCACAGTTCGTTGCATTTTTTGGTTGGACCAACATTGGGCAAGTTATTGCCGTCAAAGGCGCTAATTTCTTAAATAGTATTGACCTACATGGTGGAATATTATTTGTTGGCTTTATTCTGATATGCGCCTTTATTAACCTGATGATCGGCTCTGCTTCCGCTCAATGGGCTGTGACAGCACCGATATTTGTTCCAATGTTAATGTTGGCAGGCTATTCCCCAGAAACTATCCAAGCGGCTTATCGTATTGGTGATTCAGTGACCAATATTATTACACCAATGATGAGCTATTTTGGCTTAATTATGGCAATAGTCGTCAAATATAAGAAAGATGCAGGGATTGGTACCTTGGTTTCAATGATGTTGCCATACTCGATTATTTTCTTTATTGGTTGGTCTCTGTTCTTTATTATCTGGGTATTTATTTTGGGGCTACCGGTAGGGCCGGGATCACCAATTTATTTTACTCCAGGAAGTTAA
- the ugpA gene encoding sn-glycerol-3-phosphate ABC transporter permease UgpA produces the protein MSSSRPVFRSRWLPYALVLPQLIITVIFFILPAGQALWYSLQSIDPFGLSSEFVGLENFTQLFSDSYYVDSFYTTMIFSAWVAGSGLLISLFLAALVDYVIRGSRFYQTLILLPYAVAPAVAAVLWMFLFSPGRGLITYGLESIGYDWNHAQNSGQAMFLVVLASVWKQISYNFLFFFAALQSIPRSLMEAAAIDGAGPIRRFFKISLPLITPVSFFLLVVNLVYAFFDTFPVIDAATGGGPVQATTTLIYKIYREGFSGLDLSSSAAQSVILMGLVIILTVIQFRFIERKVRYQ, from the coding sequence ATGTCATCATCTCGTCCCGTATTTCGCTCCCGCTGGTTACCTTACGCGCTAGTACTGCCACAGCTCATTATTACGGTGATTTTCTTTATTTTGCCTGCTGGGCAAGCGCTCTGGTATTCATTACAAAGTATTGATCCTTTTGGTTTATCCAGTGAATTTGTGGGGTTAGAAAACTTCACTCAACTCTTCAGTGATAGCTACTATGTAGACTCTTTCTATACCACGATGATTTTTAGTGCTTGGGTGGCGGGAAGTGGTCTACTGATCTCCCTTTTTTTGGCTGCATTGGTTGACTATGTGATCCGAGGAAGCCGTTTTTATCAAACTCTTATATTGCTACCTTATGCGGTAGCCCCTGCTGTTGCGGCGGTTTTATGGATGTTTTTATTTAGCCCCGGTAGAGGATTGATAACTTATGGTTTGGAATCCATTGGCTATGACTGGAACCATGCACAAAATAGCGGTCAGGCGATGTTTTTAGTCGTCTTAGCCTCAGTTTGGAAGCAAATTAGCTATAACTTTTTATTTTTCTTTGCGGCATTGCAGTCAATTCCCCGCTCTTTAATGGAGGCTGCGGCTATCGATGGCGCAGGCCCGATCAGACGCTTTTTTAAGATCTCATTACCACTGATTACCCCCGTGAGTTTCTTTTTACTGGTAGTGAATTTGGTGTATGCCTTCTTTGATACTTTCCCGGTAATTGATGCGGCAACGGGTGGGGGGCCAGTACAAGCGACGACGACGCTGATTTATAAGATTTACCGTGAAGGTTTTTCAGGGCTCGACCTCTCTTCATCCGCAGCGCAATCCGTGATTTTAATGGGCTTGGTGATCATCCTCACGGTGATTCAATTCCGTTTTATCGAGCGTAAGGTACGTTACCAATGA
- a CDS encoding Rpn family recombination-promoting nuclease/putative transposase has product MATQSIVAPHDSTFKGFMSKVDNARDFFEVHLPHRIKHLCNFDTLKLASASFVDKTLRSRFSDMLYSVQTLKGKGYFYFLVEHQSSPDKLMGWRLMHYAFCAMNQHLQQGHQTLPMVVPILFYHGNQSPYPYSQSWTDCFEWPDLAHSLYFNPLPLVDVTVASDDELVNHRKVAAMELVLKHASLQGDVFGLSERLVQVLNNNQNHQDDVILVINYLFSVMDTPAYTHIVKRLVERTEEHQETVMNIAQRLRNEGMEKGREEERIISQQKLANERQHHQQQIVLNLQQQAVMSLKLGLSVDIISQITGLSPSDIHALR; this is encoded by the coding sequence ATGGCGACCCAATCAATTGTAGCTCCTCATGATTCAACCTTTAAAGGCTTTATGAGCAAAGTGGATAATGCGCGGGATTTTTTTGAAGTCCATCTTCCTCATCGCATTAAGCACCTCTGCAATTTTGATACCTTGAAGTTAGCCAGCGCTTCATTTGTGGATAAAACGCTGCGCTCTCGTTTTTCGGACATGCTCTATTCCGTGCAAACGCTCAAGGGTAAAGGGTATTTTTACTTTTTAGTGGAGCACCAATCTTCCCCCGATAAGTTGATGGGCTGGCGGTTGATGCATTATGCATTTTGCGCGATGAATCAACATTTGCAGCAAGGGCACCAAACCCTGCCGATGGTGGTTCCCATCCTGTTTTATCATGGGAATCAATCCCCTTATCCCTATTCCCAATCATGGACGGATTGCTTTGAGTGGCCTGATTTAGCGCATAGTTTGTACTTTAATCCACTGCCTTTAGTAGATGTCACAGTGGCAAGTGACGATGAACTTGTGAATCACCGAAAAGTCGCTGCGATGGAGTTAGTTTTAAAGCATGCATCTCTACAGGGTGACGTATTCGGATTATCGGAACGATTGGTTCAGGTACTCAACAATAATCAAAATCATCAAGATGATGTTATTTTGGTTATTAATTACCTCTTTAGCGTTATGGACACACCTGCTTATACCCATATAGTAAAAAGGTTGGTTGAGCGAACAGAAGAGCATCAGGAGACCGTGATGAATATTGCACAGCGATTGAGAAATGAAGGAATGGAAAAAGGAAGGGAAGAGGAACGAATAATTAGTCAACAAAAACTAGCGAATGAACGTCAACACCATCAACAACAAATAGTACTAAACTTGCAACAGCAAGCTGTAATGAGCTTAAAGTTAGGTTTGAGTGTCGATATTATTAGCCAAATTACTGGGTTATCTCCCTCTGATATTCATGCGCTTCGCTAA
- a CDS encoding DUF1992 domain-containing protein — MSVIDLWAERHIQDALNKGELSNLNGEGKPLQLDDDSQVPEELRASYRILKNSGYLPPELQQKKEALNLCHMLQQLSADDPNRVAISKQLALLELKLKQANINTDFLYGEYAVTISEYLESK, encoded by the coding sequence ATGTCTGTCATTGATCTTTGGGCAGAGCGTCATATTCAAGACGCTTTAAATAAAGGGGAGTTATCCAATCTCAACGGTGAAGGGAAGCCTTTACAGCTTGATGATGACAGCCAAGTTCCTGAAGAATTAAGAGCCAGCTATCGTATTCTTAAAAATTCTGGGTATCTGCCGCCTGAACTACAACAAAAAAAAGAAGCGTTGAATTTATGCCATATGCTGCAACAACTCTCTGCCGATGATCCCAATCGTGTTGCCATCAGTAAGCAATTGGCATTACTTGAGCTAAAACTCAAGCAAGCAAATATCAATACCGACTTTTTATATGGCGAATACGCAGTGACAATTTCAGAATATTTAGAGTCTAAATAG